The following are from one region of the Moritella sp. 24 genome:
- the glnS gene encoding glutamine--tRNA ligase, whose product MSQAEVRPTNFIRQIIDEDLNSGKHTNVHTRFPPEPNGFLHIGHAKSICLNFGIADDYQGQCNLRFDDTNPEKEDIDYVHAIQEDVKWLGFNWDGEVRYSSNYFDKLFEYAVELIQAGKAYVCFLNAEETREYRGTLNKPGKNSPFRETSIEENLALFNKMRDAGFADGECCLRAKIDMSSSFMCMRDPVIYRIKRAHHHQTGDKWCIYPMYDFTHCISDAIEGISHSICTLEFQDNRRVYDWVLDNISIDCRPRQYEFSRLNIEYTMMSKRKLNALVTENHVSGWDDPRMPTIAGLRRRGYTAASIREFCKRIGVTKQINTIEMGMLEACIREDLENAAPRAMAVLDPIKLVITNYPEDQTEQLIAPAHPKLEMGNRTLPFGRELFIDRADFREEANKKYKRLVLGKEVRLRNAYIVRADDVVKDDEGNITEIHCTYDDETLGKNPSDGRKAKGVIHWVSATDSVDAEVRVYDRLFKIEDPASVETLEEALNEESLVVIKTAKVEPGLVAAQAASAYQFEREGYFCADKDSTADKLIFNRTVSLRG is encoded by the coding sequence ATGAGTCAGGCCGAAGTACGCCCAACGAACTTTATTCGTCAGATTATTGATGAAGATTTAAATTCCGGCAAACACACTAATGTGCACACGCGTTTTCCGCCGGAGCCGAATGGCTTTTTGCACATTGGTCATGCCAAATCTATTTGTTTGAATTTTGGTATTGCTGACGATTACCAGGGACAGTGTAATCTACGTTTTGATGATACAAACCCAGAAAAAGAAGACATTGATTACGTTCACGCAATTCAAGAAGACGTAAAATGGTTAGGCTTCAACTGGGATGGAGAGGTTCGTTACTCATCAAATTATTTCGATAAATTATTCGAATATGCAGTCGAGCTTATCCAAGCGGGTAAAGCGTACGTTTGCTTCTTAAATGCAGAAGAAACACGTGAGTACCGTGGTACGCTTAACAAGCCAGGTAAGAACAGCCCATTCCGTGAAACTAGTATCGAAGAAAACTTAGCGCTATTTAACAAAATGCGTGATGCTGGCTTTGCTGATGGTGAATGTTGTTTACGTGCTAAAATTGACATGAGTTCATCGTTCATGTGTATGCGTGATCCGGTTATTTACCGTATTAAGCGTGCTCATCATCACCAAACTGGTGATAAATGGTGCATTTACCCAATGTACGATTTTACGCATTGTATTTCTGATGCGATAGAAGGTATCTCACACTCTATCTGTACATTAGAATTCCAAGATAACCGTCGAGTTTATGATTGGGTATTAGATAATATCTCAATTGATTGTCGTCCGCGTCAATACGAATTCTCACGTTTAAATATTGAATATACGATGATGTCTAAGCGTAAGCTTAATGCATTAGTGACAGAAAACCATGTAAGTGGTTGGGATGACCCACGTATGCCAACAATTGCTGGTTTACGTCGTCGTGGTTATACTGCTGCGTCAATTCGTGAATTCTGCAAACGTATTGGTGTGACGAAACAAATTAATACAATCGAAATGGGTATGCTAGAAGCGTGTATCCGTGAAGATTTAGAAAATGCTGCACCACGTGCAATGGCTGTACTTGATCCGATTAAATTAGTGATTACTAATTACCCTGAAGATCAAACAGAGCAATTAATTGCGCCTGCTCACCCTAAATTAGAAATGGGTAACCGTACTCTGCCATTTGGCCGTGAACTATTTATTGATCGCGCGGATTTCCGTGAAGAAGCGAACAAGAAATACAAACGTTTAGTATTAGGTAAAGAAGTACGCTTACGTAATGCATATATCGTTAGAGCCGACGACGTTGTAAAAGATGACGAAGGTAACATCACTGAAATTCACTGTACTTACGACGATGAAACACTGGGCAAAAACCCAAGTGATGGTCGTAAAGCAAAAGGTGTTATTCACTGGGTGTCAGCTACCGATTCTGTTGATGCAGAAGTACGTGTTTATGATCGTCTATTTAAAATAGAAGATCCTGCAAGTGTTGAAACATTAGAAGAAGCACTGAATGAAGAATCATTAGTTGTTATCAAAACAGCTAAAGTTGAACCGGGTCTTGTTGCTGCACAAGCTGCAAGTGCATACCAGTTTGAACGTGAAGGTTACTTCTGTGCAGATAAAGATTCAACAGCAGATAAGCTTATATTTAACCGTACAGTGTCTTTACGCGGCTAA
- a CDS encoding type IV pilin protein yields MHKRLTLSGFTLIELLTTLSVMSILVGMAIPNYQQSILTTHRDQAKMKLTTISLLQTDHFSRHQTYLELKNLAIDLSSSTYQYSIDITDNNQYKITATSIGNQRNDEDCKEMSLNHNLAQLPTLCW; encoded by the coding sequence ATGCATAAACGATTAACATTATCTGGTTTTACACTGATTGAATTACTAACAACCCTATCCGTCATGAGTATTTTGGTTGGTATGGCAATACCAAACTACCAACAAAGCATATTAACGACACACCGCGATCAGGCTAAAATGAAATTAACAACAATCAGTTTATTACAAACGGATCATTTTAGTCGGCATCAGACGTACCTTGAATTAAAGAATTTAGCGATCGACCTCAGTAGCAGCACATACCAATACAGCATTGATATTACCGATAATAATCAATATAAAATAACAGCAACATCCATAGGTAATCAGCGTAATGATGAGGACTGTAAGGAGATGAGCTTAAATCATAATTTAGCGCAGCTGCCCACACTCTGCTGGTAA
- the rfaH gene encoding transcription/translation regulatory transformer protein RfaH produces MIRIIKATMMENQRGWYLLYCKGKEEVRALTNLKNQGIDSFFPTMKVEKVVRKKLTCVDVVIFPNYLFVEIDAQTANFNSIRSTRGVIDFVKCGANYTKVPTSLITELKSKQLLRDKAPNETSLFNHGDKVVIQDGAFKGIEAIYQCKDGLERSILLINLINKTAEMSIANAEIKNKPEA; encoded by the coding sequence ATGATTAGGATAATCAAAGCAACAATGATGGAAAATCAAAGAGGTTGGTACTTACTCTATTGCAAGGGTAAGGAAGAGGTTAGAGCATTGACTAACCTTAAAAATCAAGGTATTGATAGTTTCTTCCCGACGATGAAGGTGGAAAAAGTTGTCCGCAAAAAATTAACGTGTGTTGATGTGGTGATATTTCCCAACTATTTATTTGTTGAAATAGATGCTCAAACCGCTAATTTTAATAGTATTCGCTCTACGCGTGGTGTAATCGACTTTGTTAAATGTGGCGCTAATTACACGAAAGTACCTACGTCATTAATTACAGAGCTAAAATCCAAGCAATTGTTACGTGATAAAGCGCCGAATGAGACGAGCTTATTTAACCACGGTGATAAGGTGGTTATTCAAGACGGTGCGTTTAAAGGTATTGAGGCCATTTACCAATGCAAAGATGGATTGGAACGCTCAATATTATTGATTAATTTGATTAATAAAACGGCTGAAATGAGTATCGCTAACGCTGAAATTAAAAATAAGCCTGAAGCTTAA
- a CDS encoding peptide MFS transporter — protein sequence MNPNNSDTFMGHPKGLFLLFSTEMMERFSYYGMRAILVLFLVSVTQDQQAAALLTDPNYQAGIPGLGWTQADALSLYGTYTGLVYITPLIGGWLADNFLGQRKSVLIGGVLMALGQLILFVPESILPLSSTASLYLGLAFLIAGNGMFKPNISTMVGDLYEDGDNRRDGAFTIFYMGINIGAFLSGIMVGAVVVYTGDYKFGFLMSAIAMVLSVVLQKLFANKYLGNVGIEAAAKKERAANKGKKPTLTAIEVDRIKVILILGLFVIIFWAGFEQAGGLMNLYANDYTDRMIGDFEVPVAWFQSLNPFFIITFAPIVSMIWVKMGPKEPTSPVKFAMALLMLAIGFVFMIFATLEQGGDLTVKTSMYWLIGAYFFHTMGELCLSPIGLSMITKLAPLRLASLMMGAWFGFNAIANKVAGMIGAQIGEAGPMAIFGGIAIAAVISSLILFASARKLIYWMHGAEGQVIEKDETSNQKPVIANA from the coding sequence ATGAATCCTAATAATTCAGATACTTTTATGGGGCACCCAAAGGGCTTATTCCTTTTGTTTAGTACAGAAATGATGGAACGCTTCAGCTATTATGGCATGCGTGCGATCCTCGTTCTTTTTCTTGTTTCAGTTACTCAAGATCAGCAAGCTGCTGCATTATTAACCGATCCTAACTACCAAGCAGGTATTCCAGGCTTAGGTTGGACTCAAGCAGATGCTCTTTCTCTCTACGGTACATACACAGGTTTAGTTTATATCACACCACTTATTGGTGGTTGGTTAGCTGACAACTTCTTAGGACAACGTAAAAGTGTCTTAATTGGTGGTGTGCTAATGGCACTTGGGCAATTAATCTTATTCGTACCTGAAAGTATTTTACCTTTAAGCAGTACTGCTAGCCTTTACTTAGGCCTTGCATTCCTTATTGCTGGTAATGGTATGTTCAAACCAAACATTTCAACTATGGTTGGTGATCTATATGAAGATGGTGATAACCGTCGTGACGGCGCGTTCACTATCTTCTATATGGGTATTAACATTGGTGCTTTCCTATCAGGTATTATGGTTGGTGCTGTTGTTGTTTATACTGGCGATTACAAATTCGGCTTCTTAATGTCTGCAATCGCAATGGTATTAAGTGTTGTATTACAAAAATTATTCGCTAATAAATACCTTGGTAATGTCGGTATTGAAGCTGCAGCTAAAAAAGAACGTGCTGCGAATAAAGGTAAGAAACCAACGCTAACAGCGATTGAAGTTGACCGTATTAAAGTTATCTTAATTTTAGGCTTATTTGTTATCATTTTCTGGGCTGGTTTTGAACAAGCCGGTGGTCTAATGAACCTTTACGCCAATGATTATACAGACCGTATGATTGGTGATTTTGAAGTACCAGTTGCATGGTTCCAATCGCTTAACCCATTCTTCATTATTACCTTTGCACCAATCGTGAGTATGATTTGGGTTAAAATGGGTCCTAAAGAACCAACATCACCAGTTAAATTTGCAATGGCACTATTGATGCTCGCAATTGGTTTTGTGTTCATGATCTTCGCAACACTAGAACAAGGTGGCGACTTAACTGTTAAAACAAGCATGTACTGGTTAATTGGCGCGTACTTCTTCCATACAATGGGTGAATTATGTCTTTCTCCAATTGGTCTATCTATGATTACTAAATTAGCACCGCTACGTTTAGCATCATTAATGATGGGTGCTTGGTTTGGCTTTAACGCGATTGCAAATAAAGTTGCTGGTATGATTGGCGCACAAATTGGTGAAGCGGGTCCAATGGCTATCTTTGGTGGTATCGCTATCGCCGCTGTTATTTCTTCTCTAATCTTATTTGCATCAGCACGCAAACTGATTTACTGGATGCATGGTGCAGAAGGTCAAGTTATTGAGAAAGATGAAACATCAAATCAAAAGCCAGTAATAGCAAACGCTTAA
- a CDS encoding septation protein A: MKQFNEFIPLIVFFAMYKMYDIYAATAGLIVVTACTLIFSWFKYRKVEKMQLITFAMVTIFGGITLFTQDSSFIKWKVTVIYCLFSIVLLVSQYSFKQNLLKKMLGKEMVLPEFVWSRVNTAWAIFFLALAGLNHYIAFNMSEEVWVDFKVFGVLGIMLVFTILTVAYLYRYMPKENSENK; this comes from the coding sequence ATGAAACAATTTAATGAATTTATTCCCCTGATCGTCTTTTTCGCTATGTATAAAATGTACGATATTTACGCCGCTACAGCAGGGTTAATCGTAGTAACAGCATGCACACTGATTTTTAGCTGGTTCAAATACCGTAAAGTTGAAAAAATGCAATTAATCACCTTCGCGATGGTAACCATATTTGGTGGTATTACGCTATTCACTCAGGATTCTAGTTTCATTAAATGGAAAGTAACGGTTATTTACTGCTTATTTTCAATTGTCTTATTGGTTAGCCAGTATTCCTTCAAGCAGAACTTACTTAAAAAAATGCTGGGCAAAGAGATGGTTTTACCTGAATTTGTCTGGTCTCGCGTAAACACTGCGTGGGCAATATTCTTTCTCGCGCTTGCTGGTTTAAACCATTACATCGCATTTAACATGTCTGAAGAGGTGTGGGTTGATTTTAAAGTCTTTGGTGTTCTTGGTATTATGCTGGTATTCACCATATTGACAGTTGCGTACCTATATCGCTACATGCCTAAAGAAAACAGCGAAAATAAATAA
- a CDS encoding helix-hairpin-helix domain-containing protein: protein MLKKIARMALYVTIATPLLIPSLANAEQSPSLTEINVTPIATSTTAFDLSHSSISRDSLLIPLNINTASKLELTALSGIGEQKALRIIEWRERHGEFKSTAELSKIKGIGKATVARLASSITATEQ from the coding sequence ATGCTGAAGAAAATCGCTCGAATGGCTCTCTACGTGACTATAGCTACACCTTTACTAATCCCCTCACTCGCTAATGCAGAACAATCCCCATCATTAACTGAGATTAATGTAACCCCAATAGCCACATCTACAACAGCTTTTGATTTGAGTCATTCATCAATATCACGAGATTCATTATTAATACCACTCAATATCAATACCGCCAGTAAATTAGAACTCACGGCATTATCAGGTATTGGAGAACAAAAAGCGTTACGCATCATAGAATGGCGAGAACGTCATGGTGAATTTAAAAGCACTGCAGAGTTAAGCAAAATAAAGGGGATCGGCAAAGCAACTGTCGCAAGACTAGCTAGCTCAATTACGGCCACTGAACAATAG
- the nadA gene encoding quinolinate synthase NadA, producing MEYPFPQKPVPLSAEEKLEYKARIKQLLKEKDAVLIAHYYTDPEIQALAEETGGCVADSLEMARFGNNHPAKTLIIAGVRFMGETAKILAPTKRIIMPALDATCSLDLGCPVEEFSEFCDAHPEHTVVVYANTSAAVKARADWIVTSSIALDVVDHLDSEGKKLIWGPDRHLGAWIEKQTGAKMVRWQGACIVHDEFKASALKRLKDENPDAAILVHPESPAEVIDLADAVGSTSQLIKAAKELPQQKLIVATDKGIFFKMQQACPGKEMIAAPTGGNGASCRSCAMCPWMGMNGLKSIEDSLVNDEGHEVFVDEDVRVKALIPLERMLNFNVSN from the coding sequence ATGGAATACCCATTCCCACAAAAACCAGTTCCGTTATCGGCAGAAGAAAAACTGGAATATAAAGCTCGTATCAAACAGCTTTTAAAAGAAAAAGATGCAGTATTAATTGCACACTATTATACAGATCCTGAGATCCAAGCACTTGCAGAAGAGACTGGCGGCTGTGTTGCTGACTCTTTAGAAATGGCTCGCTTTGGGAACAATCACCCAGCTAAAACGTTAATCATTGCTGGTGTTCGCTTTATGGGCGAAACAGCAAAGATTCTAGCACCAACTAAACGCATTATCATGCCAGCGTTAGATGCAACGTGTTCATTAGATCTTGGTTGTCCTGTTGAAGAGTTCTCTGAGTTCTGTGATGCACACCCAGAGCATACTGTTGTCGTTTACGCGAATACATCAGCAGCCGTTAAAGCACGTGCTGATTGGATTGTAACGTCAAGTATTGCGTTAGATGTGGTTGATCATCTAGACAGCGAAGGAAAAAAATTAATCTGGGGTCCAGATCGTCATTTAGGTGCGTGGATTGAAAAGCAAACTGGCGCTAAAATGGTTCGTTGGCAGGGTGCTTGCATCGTACATGATGAATTTAAAGCGTCAGCACTAAAACGTTTGAAAGATGAAAACCCTGATGCAGCGATTCTTGTTCACCCTGAATCACCTGCTGAAGTGATTGATCTTGCTGATGCCGTTGGTTCAACAAGCCAACTGATTAAAGCAGCGAAAGAATTACCACAGCAGAAGCTCATTGTAGCGACTGATAAAGGTATTTTCTTTAAGATGCAGCAAGCGTGTCCTGGCAAAGAAATGATCGCAGCCCCAACAGGTGGTAATGGCGCAAGTTGTCGTAGCTGTGCAATGTGCCCTTGGATGGGAATGAACGGCCTTAAATCGATTGAAGATTCATTGGTTAATGATGAAGGTCATGAAGTTTTTGTTGATGAAGACGTGCGAGTTAAAGCCCTTATTCCATTAGAGCGTATGCTGAACTTTAACGTATCAAATTAA
- the ybgF gene encoding tol-pal system protein YbgF gives MNRINTKAAIMMAVLYSGFGHAAPATVLDVNDSTEQVVTSKPKRSVEQRLTRIENILKARTRAQLETQQRLDQLSIELMNLQGAIEESNLEQTKITKRQRDILNDIERIRTTLVAKPVVPVVADQNILSATNQPVNLTGKDSYNYAIKLIKNERKYDEAIPALQSFISTYPESELAANAHYWLGLLLRKDNKNDEAKAEFEKIVTKYPKSNKRADSLQKLGQLAKLAGSTSEAKRYFNLVIKDYPNDAVAKLAKQELATLK, from the coding sequence TTGAATCGAATTAATACGAAAGCGGCCATTATGATGGCCGTTCTTTATAGTGGATTCGGGCACGCGGCACCTGCTACAGTTCTTGATGTTAATGATAGTACTGAGCAGGTTGTTACGAGCAAACCTAAACGCTCTGTTGAGCAACGCCTAACCCGCATAGAGAACATCTTAAAAGCCCGCACTAGAGCACAATTGGAAACACAGCAAAGACTTGATCAATTATCGATTGAATTGATGAATTTGCAGGGTGCAATTGAAGAAAGCAATCTAGAGCAAACTAAAATCACCAAACGCCAACGTGATATTCTCAATGATATTGAGCGTATACGTACAACGCTTGTTGCTAAACCTGTCGTTCCTGTTGTAGCAGATCAAAATATTCTGAGTGCGACAAATCAACCCGTCAATTTAACAGGTAAAGATTCTTATAATTACGCGATCAAACTGATCAAAAATGAGCGTAAGTATGACGAAGCTATTCCTGCGCTGCAGAGTTTCATTTCTACTTATCCAGAATCTGAACTTGCTGCGAATGCACATTACTGGCTAGGGCTACTTTTACGTAAAGACAATAAGAACGATGAAGCAAAAGCTGAATTCGAAAAAATTGTGACGAAATACCCTAAATCCAATAAGCGTGCAGATTCTTTACAGAAACTGGGCCAATTAGCGAAGTTAGCTGGTTCAACGAGTGAAGCTAAGCGTTATTTTAACTTAGTGATTAAAGATTACCCTAATGATGCAGTTGCGAAACTTGCGAAACAGGAATTAGCGACACTGAAGTAA
- the pal gene encoding peptidoglycan-associated lipoprotein Pal has protein sequence MQLNKILKSLVIALPMLTLAACSSTTDKTANDAVESSAQQTLNDSTANAESGSNVVVGSDTDVSIDPVENLTAEEVKKQVIDELRKRHVVYFGFDQQAVTAEYGELLQDHANFLIDNPAVKVLIEGHADERGTPGYNIALGERRADAVVKYLNNLGVSSSQISTVSYGEEKPVDTSHTDAAFSKNRRAVLVY, from the coding sequence ATGCAACTAAATAAAATCTTAAAAAGTTTAGTGATTGCGTTACCAATGCTGACATTGGCTGCATGTAGCTCAACAACTGATAAAACTGCAAATGATGCAGTTGAAAGCTCTGCACAACAAACACTAAATGATTCAACAGCGAATGCTGAATCTGGTTCAAATGTTGTTGTTGGTAGTGATACTGACGTAAGTATTGATCCAGTTGAAAACTTAACTGCTGAAGAAGTTAAAAAACAAGTGATTGATGAATTACGTAAACGTCACGTAGTTTACTTTGGTTTTGATCAGCAAGCTGTTACAGCTGAATATGGCGAACTATTACAAGATCACGCTAACTTCTTAATCGATAACCCAGCGGTTAAAGTATTAATTGAAGGCCATGCGGATGAACGTGGTACACCAGGTTATAACATCGCACTAGGCGAACGCCGTGCTGATGCAGTTGTTAAATACCTAAACAATCTAGGTGTGTCTTCAAGCCAAATTTCAACAGTAAGTTATGGCGAAGAGAAACCAGTTGATACTTCTCATACTGACGCAGCATTCTCTAAAAACCGACGCGCAGTGCTAGTTTACTAA